In the Klebsiella aerogenes KCTC 2190 genome, one interval contains:
- a CDS encoding Y-family DNA polymerase, whose translation MFALVDVNSFYASCETIFRPDLRGKPVVVLSNNDGCVIARSAEAKKLGIKMGDPYFKCKDQFRRHGVVCFSSNYELYADMSNRVMTTLEEICPRVEIYSIDEAFCDITGVRNCRVLEEFGHELKDTVYRNTRLPVGVGIAQTKTLAKLANHAAKTWKATGGVVDLSNVERQRKLMALLPVDEVWGVGRRISKKLEAMGIKTVLQLADTDIRFIRKHFNVVLERTVRELRGEPCLELEEFAPVKQEIVCSRSFGERITTYEQMRQAICSYAARGAEKLRGEHQYCRYISTFVKTSPFALNEKYYGNSGSIKLLTPTQDSRDIINAAVKCLDAIWVDGHRYQKAGIMLGDFYSQGVAQLNLFDDNAPRQNSEKLMEVLDHLNAKDGRGTLYFAGQGIQATWQMKREMLSPRYTTRYSDLLRVR comes from the coding sequence ATGTTTGCTCTGGTTGATGTGAACAGCTTCTATGCGAGCTGCGAAACCATTTTCAGGCCGGATCTGCGAGGGAAGCCAGTTGTCGTATTGTCCAACAACGATGGTTGCGTGATAGCGCGTTCTGCCGAAGCCAAGAAGCTTGGTATTAAGATGGGGGATCCGTACTTCAAATGCAAAGACCAGTTCCGCCGGCATGGAGTGGTTTGCTTCAGTTCGAACTATGAGCTCTACGCGGATATGAGCAACAGGGTCATGACGACACTGGAGGAAATATGTCCCAGAGTTGAAATCTACAGCATTGATGAGGCATTTTGCGATATAACTGGTGTACGTAATTGTCGTGTGCTGGAAGAGTTCGGACATGAGTTAAAAGATACCGTTTACCGTAATACCAGGCTCCCGGTCGGGGTAGGGATCGCACAAACAAAGACGCTGGCAAAACTCGCCAATCATGCGGCGAAAACATGGAAAGCCACTGGCGGAGTTGTCGACCTTTCGAATGTGGAACGGCAGCGCAAACTGATGGCTTTACTTCCGGTTGATGAGGTGTGGGGTGTTGGTCGCCGTATCAGCAAAAAGCTTGAGGCTATGGGGATAAAAACCGTCCTACAGCTAGCTGATACGGATATTCGCTTCATCCGTAAGCACTTCAACGTTGTGCTTGAGAGAACCGTCCGGGAACTTCGCGGCGAGCCGTGTCTTGAACTGGAAGAGTTTGCGCCAGTGAAACAGGAAATCGTCTGCAGCCGGTCGTTCGGGGAACGCATTACCACCTATGAACAAATGCGCCAGGCTATTTGTTCATATGCGGCCAGAGGGGCAGAGAAACTTCGTGGAGAGCATCAGTACTGTCGCTATATTTCCACCTTTGTGAAGACATCTCCCTTTGCGCTGAACGAAAAATACTACGGTAACAGCGGATCCATTAAGTTGCTGACGCCCACGCAGGATAGCCGGGATATCATCAATGCCGCAGTAAAGTGCCTGGATGCGATATGGGTCGACGGGCACAGGTATCAGAAAGCGGGGATCATGCTCGGTGATTTCTATAGCCAGGGTGTCGCGCAGCTGAACCTGTTCGACGATAATGCGCCAAGGCAGAATAGTGAGAAACTGATGGAAGTTCTCGACCACCTCAATGCAAAGGACGGAAGGGGAACTCTCTATTTTGCTGGACAGGGGATCCAGGCCACCTGGCAGATGAAGAGAGAAATGCTTTCGCCTCGCTATACAACAAGATATTCAGACCTGCTTAGGGTTCGATGA
- a CDS encoding histidine phosphatase family protein, which produces MKLILVRHAETEWNWEGIIQGHSDSSLTCRGLRETSVLLAAFSASEYQIERVYASPLGRAWQMGQSLAEHFHCSLTAEPALKEQAFGQFEGMPLELLRQKHPNYANALFRLDAEYCPPGGESLAHASQRVMRFLQNLEDTSSHQQTICIVSHGHVSQGTLAILKEGTVNSFPRYAHPNASYSVIDLINGKCIGLKWGIATHLRHLN; this is translated from the coding sequence ATGAAATTGATACTTGTTCGACACGCAGAAACAGAGTGGAATTGGGAAGGAATTATTCAGGGGCACAGCGATAGCTCCTTGACCTGTCGGGGTTTGCGTGAAACATCCGTCCTACTAGCAGCGTTTAGTGCAAGTGAGTATCAAATAGAGCGTGTTTACGCTTCTCCGCTTGGGCGTGCCTGGCAAATGGGGCAAAGCCTGGCTGAACACTTTCATTGTTCACTGACGGCTGAACCGGCCCTTAAAGAGCAGGCCTTTGGTCAGTTTGAAGGTATGCCGTTAGAACTACTCAGACAAAAACATCCAAACTATGCAAATGCGTTATTCAGGCTTGATGCAGAGTATTGTCCACCTGGGGGGGAGTCACTGGCGCATGCTTCTCAGCGAGTTATGCGTTTTTTACAAAACCTGGAAGATACCTCATCACATCAACAAACAATATGTATTGTGTCTCACGGGCATGTCAGTCAGGGCACTCTGGCAATTCTTAAAGAAGGGACTGTCAATAGTTTCCCTCGCTATGCTCACCCCAATGCAAGTTATTCTGTTATCGACCTGATTAATGGAAAATGTATCGGCCTAAAGTGGGGG